The Acetomicrobium sp. S15 = DSM 107314 genomic interval GCTGCGAGGGGAGTGAGTGTGGGTCTTGTATCCCAAACTTTTGATTTATTTAGATAAGATAAGAAAAAACGCCAGTGCCGTGGTGTCACGATGCGAAGCCAGGGGAATAAGTGTGGCCGGCGTCACAAAAGGATTATGCGGTCATCCGAGCGTAGCGCAAGTTATGCTCGAAGCCGGTTGCAAGTGGGTTGCCGACAGCCGCCTAAAGAACATCCAGCTAATGAGAGAGGCCGGGGTGAAGGGGCCGTTTATGCTGCTTCGCATCCCTATGGCTTGTGAGATCGATTGCGCTGTCGATCTCGCCTCCGTGACGCTCGTTTCGACCGTGGAGGCAATAGAGCTGCTGGAGCGGTCATGTGCCGTGAAGAGGAAGAGCCACGGTGTGATCGTTATGGTCGATGTGGGGGATCTGAGAGAAGGGATTTTGCCCTGCGAAGTAGAAAGCGTAGGCAAAAGCTTAAAGAGGTGCCGGTGGGTCGCGCCTTTGGGCGTGGGGACGAACGTAGGATGCTACGGCGGCGTCCTTCCGTCGCCTGATAACATTGGGGAATTGGTGCAGGTGGGGCATGATCTTGAGGGACTTTTGGGGTGTAAACTCGAGCTTTTCTCGGGCGGTTCTACTTCATCCCTCAAGCTCTTAGAGAAGGAAGAGCTGCCAGAAGAGGTGAATCAACTCAGGGTAGGCGAAGCTATTCTGCTTGGCAGAGACGTCACGCATGGTCAACTAATTCCCTATCTGTGCCAGGATACGATGCTCTTTGAGGCGCAGGTTATAGAGGTTCGCTCGAAACCCAGTGCTCCCAAGGGCGAACTTGGGGCCGATGCTTTTGGCAACGCTCCCAAGTGGGTCGATCGGGGAGTGAGGAGGAGGGCCATAATTGCTGCGGGGCGTCAGGATGTGCGCCCTGAGGGTCTCTTTCCCACCGAAAAGGGGATCTTCGTGATTGGTGCTTCCAGCGATCATCTCCTGCTCGACGTAGAGGAAGCGGCTGTTCCGGTGCGGTGGGGAGATATCCTCTCTTTTTATATGGACTATGGGTGCATGTTGGCAGCGGCCACATCTCAGTATGTGGAGAAAGTTATAGAGGAATAGTATATATCGAGGAGTTTTGAAGAGAATGTTCGGTTTTCTGCGGTGGCAGGATTTTTTAGATATATTTATAATTTCTTTTATCATTTATAAATTGTTGCTTTTGCTCGTAGATACGCGGGCTATGCAGCTCGTGAAAGGGCTTTTTATATTGGGGCTACTCTCTGTGGGTGCGAGGACTTTGCAGCTGGAGGCCCTGTCATGGCTCTTGGGAAGACTCTTCAGCGTCATATTGATCGCTATCCCTATAGTCTTTCAGCCCGAGTTGCGCCGTATGCTGGCAGAGTTGGGACAGGGTAGGATATGGCGGAGCAGGCTTGCAAAAGAAAGAGCCAGCATTTTGGCAGATGAGGTGGTGCGCGCCCTTATCTTTCTCCAAGAGAAAAAAATCGGGGCCATTCTCGTGCTGCAGCGCAAGGTGGGCTTGCGCGATATTTGGCGCACCGCTGTCAGGCTTAATGCCGATATTTCCCAGGAGCTCATCGTCTCTATATTCTGGCCCAATAATCCGCTCCACGATGGCGCGACTATTATAGATAAAGAAAAGGTTTTAGCAGCAGCTTGTTATCTGCCGCTCACCGAACAGACGAACCTCTCAAGATGGTTTGGGACAAGGCATCGTGCCGCCCTCGGCGTTACGGAGGTTTCCGATGCGGTATCTTTGGTCGTGTCAGAGGAGCGAGGGGAAATTGCGCTTGCCGTGCGAGGGCATCTCTCAAGAGGCCTTAAGGAAAAGCAGCTCAGACAGTTATTGGTGCATTATTTTGGAGCGGAAGAACGTTCGGAAGGTTTCTGGGAACGACTGAAAGAGGAAATGGGCTCTCTTTGGCTCGGCAGCGAGGAGGATGGCGATGAAAAGGAGGATTGACGATCTCATGTCGTCGAGTTTGTTCCTCAAAATCGTATCCGTAGCCCTCGCTATATTTTTGTGGATGTACGCCTCCGGCGATCGCAACAAGGAGAAAACGTTTTTCGTGCCGGTGGAATACAGGAATGTGCCGGAAGGGATAGAGGTTACAGCTCAAACGGAAGAAGTAGAGGTTCAGGTCTCCGCGCCGCCTGCCCTCCTGAGTTCTCTTAATGCCAGGGACATCATATGCGAGGTTGATCTGAGAGGCTTGAAGAACCCCTCAAGACATCGATTGCCTATCAAAATTTCCCTTCCGCCTGGTTTTTCCGTCGTTTCAGTGAAGCCGTCTTATATCGAAGTCGAATTGCATAGAGTGGTTGAGCGCGTGATGTCGATAGAGGTAGAGATAGCGAATATACCGGAAGGGTATATCGTTCATTCAGTCAACGCGGTTCCAGACAAGGTCGTGGTCAAGGGCCGGGAGGAATTGATCACCAAGGTGACCGGCGCCGTCGTGCGCTTGCCATGGGAGAAGGTTTCATCTGGAGAGAGCGCGAGGGCCTCTGTAGAGCTCAAAGCGCAAGGCGAAATTCCTTCAGGTTTAAGCATAGATCCGTCATGGGTAAACATATCCGTGTCTGCGGAGAAGGGCTTCCCCAGAAAAGAGGTGCCTGTAGAGGTGCAACTGCGCGGAGCGCCTGATCCAGATTTCACCGTGGAATCTATTGTCGTAGTTCCGGGGAGGGTAACATTGGAGGGCCCTTCCAATGTGCTCAGTGGAATCACAAGCGTAAAAACTGCCCCCGTTTCCGTAGAAGGATTAAGCAAGTCCGAGGAGAGAACTGTAACGCTGGAGATTCCGAAGGGGGTGTCTCTACAGGGTGAAGGACGAGTGAAAGTGAAGATCGAGTTGCGAGAACGCACGGTCAGCCGAACCTTTTTCGATATACCTGTTAAAATAGCGGGCAAGGGGATATATTCAAAGTGGCGATTGGATCCCGATCGGGTAAATATTGTCCTGGAGGGTCCACCCTCTGTGATAGAGAAGCTAAATCCGAAAGAACTGCCGATCGAGGTCTATGTTGATACAAGCAATGTCGTCTCTAAGCAGATATCGACAGCTCCAAAAGTGCGTCTCCAGGGTGTAAACGTGCGAGTTCTAAAGATAGAACCGCCGCAAGTCATGCTTTATGCCGATGATTGAGCGTTTAGTCTGACAGAAAGTGGGGATGAGGACATTGTCGAACAAGGTGCGTTGCCTCTTTGGGACGGATGGCGTTAGGGATGTAGCCAACAGAGGGGTCATGACGCCAGAGGTGGTCCTTCGCATAGCCAGAGCCCACGTGCTATTCCTTGCCGAGAGAGGGGCACCTCGCCCTAAGATTGTGGTAGGGCGCGATACGCGCCGTTCGAGCCCTATGCTCGAGGCAGCGCTATTTGCCGGCTTTACCTCGGCTGGAGCAGATGTTTATGCCCTTGGAGTTATTCCTACCCCTGGAGTGGGCTTTGCTGTTAGGGCAGTCGGCGCCAACGGGGGTGCTGTAGTGAGCGCGTCTCATAATCCAGCCGAATACAACGGCGTTAAGCTTTTCGACAGCGGCGGCGTCAAATTGCGCGACGACGACGAGGCCGCTATCGAGGAGTATTTGAGTGACAATCTCCTCGATGAATGGCGACCCACTGGTGCTTCCATAGGTGTTGTCGATGAGAAATCTTCGTTCATCGAAAGTTATGTCCATTTCTTAAAAGGATTAATGGGTGAGCGGAAACCCAAGTTGCGCAAAGTAATCGTAGATTGCGCCCATGGTGCCACCACTGTTATAGCAAAAAATGTCTTGGATATATTGGGCGATGAAGTGTTTTTCGTAGGGACAGATCCTACCGGCGTGAACATCAATGAAGGTGTGGGCGTTATGCACATGGAACACCTGAAAGGATGGGTACAAAGAGAGGGCGCCGACTTGGGGATCGCCTTTGACGGTGACGGTGACAGAGTACTCTTCGTCGATCGGAAGGGTCAAGTCTTAGACGGAGACATAGTATTATGGGTGCTTGCCCGATGGCTAAAGAAGGAAGGACGTTTGGGTTCGGGCGTCGTAGCTACTGTTATGAGTAATATGGCTCTTGAAGAACTATTGGCCGAAGATGGCATTCCCTGTTTCCGCGCTCCCGTCGGAGATCGTTACGTATTCGAGGTCATGGAGTGCGAGAAAGCCCTTTTGGGCGGCGAGCAATCTGGCCACGTCATCGTGCGCAGCTATGGAGCGATCGGCGATGGCATAGGCACGGCCTTGTTATTTTTAAGGGCGTGCGATTCGCTGGGCGAAGAAGTCGAGAGTTTGGCAGATCGCTTTCGTCGCTACCCTCAACTCTTGAAGAACGTCCGCGTATGTGATAAGCACTTTATCCTATCGCAGGATGCCGTACGAGATAAGATAAAAGAGGCGGAATCATTACTCAAGGGCAAAGGGAGGATATTCGTTCGCCCCTCTGGAACGGAACCGATGGTGCGCATACTCTTGGAGGCGCGCGATCTGGATCTCGTGTCGTTGGCCGATGAACTAGCTCGTTGTATCGAAGAAGTTGACGCTAAGTTGAACGCGAAGTAGCACTTCTTACAGAAGGAGGAATTGAGATGGGGTCCATTACGAAATGTTTATTTCCTGCCGCTGGCTTGGGGACGCGTTTCTTGCCGGCAACTAAGGAGATTCCGAAGGAGATGCTGCCTCTCATAGATCGCCCCATCATTCATTACGGCGTCGAGGAGGCTGTAAACTCTGGCTGTTCAGATGTTGTATTCGTGACCGGTCGCGGCAAACGAGCCATTGAAGATTACTTTGATAGATCAATAGAATTGGAAAACATACTCTTAGAACGCGGTCAGAAGGAACTCTACGATATGGTTGTGGCTGTGAGCGAGATGGCGCGCTTCGCCTATGTTCGCCAGTCGGAACCTTTAGGTTTGGGACATGCGGTGCTCTGCGGTGAGCAATTTTGCGAGAGCGGGTTTTTTGGCGTCATCCTGCCCGATGACGTCATGATTGCGGATACGCCTGTGTTGCGTCAACTTGTAGAGCTTCACGAAAGGCTTGGTGGGTCGGTCGTCGCTTTGGAGGAAGTGTCGCCCGGAGAGGTATCTCGTTATGGCATAGCGAGAGTTGAACCTCAAGAAGACGGAGTCTATCGCATCCTCGATCTCATTGAGAAACCTTCTCTTAATGAGGCTCCAAGCCGTTTGGCAGTGGTAGGTCGTTACCTGCTATCGCCCAGGATATTTCATCACCTACACAACCTTCGTCCGGGCTCCGGCGGTGAACTACAGCTTACAGATGCCATAAAGTCACTTCTCGGCGAGGAGGTAGTGTGGGGGCTGCGGTATAATGGATTGCGCCTCGATTGCGGCACAAAGGAGGGATGGTTTAAGGCCACAGTCACGATGGCGCTCGAGAACGGCACGCTTAGGGAGGCGTTGTTTTCTCTTTTGAGACAAAGGGGGTTGATGGACGTGTAGAAAAGAGATGGCGGAGGTTGTTTGTAGCGTTATGGTAAGCGCCTGGGCTGGCTCTTAACCAGCTGACGAGGTTGGGGGATAATCGAAATTGTCGGCGGGTGCCCCCATGGCCATGGAAGATAGGCCACTAAGCTGTCCTACAAAACCGCGGAGCGATCTGAGGGACAAAGGGGACGGCAATTCTTCCGTGTGGTAGGATTTAGAAAGGATGAAAGATACTTATGTGTGGGATTGTAGGCTACGTAGGCCATCGAAAGGCCTGCAGTGTGCTTTTAGATGGGCTTAAGCGACTTGAGTATAGGGGATACGATTCGGCTGGTCTGGCGGTTCGCGATGGCGAAGGGATTAAAGTCATAAAGGAAGTGGGCAAGGTTTCGGATCTCGAGCGCATCCTTGTTGGGCTCGACCTTGAGGGCCGTCAGGGGATCGGACATACGCGTTGGGCTACCCATGGCGGCGTATCTGCGGTCAATGCGCATCCCCATGTGGACGGAATGGGGCGATTTGTCCTTGCGCATAATGGCATAGTAGAGAACTACCATGAGTTGAAAGAGGCCCTTTTGGCCGATGGTATCTCGTTTAGCTCTGAGACCGATACAGAAGTGATAGTTCAACTGCTGTCCAAGCTCTACGACGGAGATATCCTCAGAGCACTTACGGCTTTGCAGGCACGCCTTGAGGGATCTTATGCCCTTGCCATCATCGACAGGGATGATTTTAACCACATTTACTGCCTCCGCAATGGTCCGCCCCTGGTTTTAGGCTTGGGAGAAGGAGAATCGTTCTGTGCTTCCGACATCCCGGCGATCCTTCCTTATACGCGGCGCGTTATTTACATGGACGACGGCGAGATCGCGGAGCTTTCTCCCCAAGGAATCGCTCTGTGGGATAAATCAGGATCGTCCTTGCAAAAGAAGACGTTTTTCGTGGATTGGGACGTGTCTATGGCTGAAAAGGGCGGTTACCCTCACTTCATGCTCAAAGAGATCCACGAACAGGGAGGAGTATGCCGCTCCACGTTGAAAGACAGGCTTATAGGCGGTAGAGTGGACCTTTCTAATGAGATCTCTCTGGACGAGAAAGTTGTGAGCCGCTTCGAGGGGGTTCATCTCGTAGCTTGTGGCACCTCCTACTATGCGGCTCTCGTGGCCGAAAGAGTTTTTGAGCGTTGGACCGATCTGGATTTGAAGGTAGATATCGCTTCAGAGTACCGCTATCGTCAGGGCAAGATCGGGCCTGACACGCTCGTCATCTTTGTCTCCCAGTCCGGCGAAACGGCCGATACCATAGCCGCCGAAAGGAAAGCGCGGGAGATGGGGGCTTATTGTCTGGCCGTTACCAATGTGCGTGGCTCGACTTTGGCCCGCGATTGTGACGACGTCCTTCTCCTCAAAGCCGGTCCTGAGATAGGCGTTGCTGCGACGAAGACGTTTATGGGGCAAATCACAGCCTTATATCTG includes:
- a CDS encoding alanine racemase, which gives rise to MWVLYPKLLIYLDKIRKNASAVVSRCEARGISVAGVTKGLCGHPSVAQVMLEAGCKWVADSRLKNIQLMREAGVKGPFMLLRIPMACEIDCAVDLASVTLVSTVEAIELLERSCAVKRKSHGVIVMVDVGDLREGILPCEVESVGKSLKRCRWVAPLGVGTNVGCYGGVLPSPDNIGELVQVGHDLEGLLGCKLELFSGGSTSSLKLLEKEELPEEVNQLRVGEAILLGRDVTHGQLIPYLCQDTMLFEAQVIEVRSKPSAPKGELGADAFGNAPKWVDRGVRRRAIIAAGRQDVRPEGLFPTEKGIFVIGASSDHLLLDVEEAAVPVRWGDILSFYMDYGCMLAAATSQYVEKVIEE
- the cdaA gene encoding diadenylate cyclase CdaA, whose product is MFGFLRWQDFLDIFIISFIIYKLLLLLVDTRAMQLVKGLFILGLLSVGARTLQLEALSWLLGRLFSVILIAIPIVFQPELRRMLAELGQGRIWRSRLAKERASILADEVVRALIFLQEKKIGAILVLQRKVGLRDIWRTAVRLNADISQELIVSIFWPNNPLHDGATIIDKEKVLAAACYLPLTEQTNLSRWFGTRHRAALGVTEVSDAVSLVVSEERGEIALAVRGHLSRGLKEKQLRQLLVHYFGAEERSEGFWERLKEEMGSLWLGSEEDGDEKED
- a CDS encoding CdaR family protein, producing the protein MKRRIDDLMSSSLFLKIVSVALAIFLWMYASGDRNKEKTFFVPVEYRNVPEGIEVTAQTEEVEVQVSAPPALLSSLNARDIICEVDLRGLKNPSRHRLPIKISLPPGFSVVSVKPSYIEVELHRVVERVMSIEVEIANIPEGYIVHSVNAVPDKVVVKGREELITKVTGAVVRLPWEKVSSGESARASVELKAQGEIPSGLSIDPSWVNISVSAEKGFPRKEVPVEVQLRGAPDPDFTVESIVVVPGRVTLEGPSNVLSGITSVKTAPVSVEGLSKSEERTVTLEIPKGVSLQGEGRVKVKIELRERTVSRTFFDIPVKIAGKGIYSKWRLDPDRVNIVLEGPPSVIEKLNPKELPIEVYVDTSNVVSKQISTAPKVRLQGVNVRVLKIEPPQVMLYADD
- the glmM gene encoding phosphoglucosamine mutase — translated: MRTLSNKVRCLFGTDGVRDVANRGVMTPEVVLRIARAHVLFLAERGAPRPKIVVGRDTRRSSPMLEAALFAGFTSAGADVYALGVIPTPGVGFAVRAVGANGGAVVSASHNPAEYNGVKLFDSGGVKLRDDDEAAIEEYLSDNLLDEWRPTGASIGVVDEKSSFIESYVHFLKGLMGERKPKLRKVIVDCAHGATTVIAKNVLDILGDEVFFVGTDPTGVNINEGVGVMHMEHLKGWVQREGADLGIAFDGDGDRVLFVDRKGQVLDGDIVLWVLARWLKKEGRLGSGVVATVMSNMALEELLAEDGIPCFRAPVGDRYVFEVMECEKALLGGEQSGHVIVRSYGAIGDGIGTALLFLRACDSLGEEVESLADRFRRYPQLLKNVRVCDKHFILSQDAVRDKIKEAESLLKGKGRIFVRPSGTEPMVRILLEARDLDLVSLADELARCIEEVDAKLNAK
- the galU gene encoding UTP--glucose-1-phosphate uridylyltransferase GalU gives rise to the protein MGSITKCLFPAAGLGTRFLPATKEIPKEMLPLIDRPIIHYGVEEAVNSGCSDVVFVTGRGKRAIEDYFDRSIELENILLERGQKELYDMVVAVSEMARFAYVRQSEPLGLGHAVLCGEQFCESGFFGVILPDDVMIADTPVLRQLVELHERLGGSVVALEEVSPGEVSRYGIARVEPQEDGVYRILDLIEKPSLNEAPSRLAVVGRYLLSPRIFHHLHNLRPGSGGELQLTDAIKSLLGEEVVWGLRYNGLRLDCGTKEGWFKATVTMALENGTLREALFSLLRQRGLMDV
- the glmS gene encoding glutamine--fructose-6-phosphate transaminase (isomerizing) — its product is MCGIVGYVGHRKACSVLLDGLKRLEYRGYDSAGLAVRDGEGIKVIKEVGKVSDLERILVGLDLEGRQGIGHTRWATHGGVSAVNAHPHVDGMGRFVLAHNGIVENYHELKEALLADGISFSSETDTEVIVQLLSKLYDGDILRALTALQARLEGSYALAIIDRDDFNHIYCLRNGPPLVLGLGEGESFCASDIPAILPYTRRVIYMDDGEIAELSPQGIALWDKSGSSLQKKTFFVDWDVSMAEKGGYPHFMLKEIHEQGGVCRSTLKDRLIGGRVDLSNEISLDEKVVSRFEGVHLVACGTSYYAALVAERVFERWTDLDLKVDIASEYRYRQGKIGPDTLVIFVSQSGETADTIAAERKAREMGAYCLAVTNVRGSTLARDCDDVLLLKAGPEIGVAATKTFMGQITALYLLAIYIGRLRGTLHVEQEMELIDELIQLPYKIETVLDREPVVEELASRFADSNNFLFLGRGISYPIAMEGALKLKEISYVHAEAYAAGEMKHGPIALLEPKVPVVVIAPRDSLYEKTLSNIQEAKARHAPIIAVGFDDDERLAQEANYVLSVPYTIEEFSPFVTVVPLQLFAYHMAKKRGCEIDTPRNLAKSVTVE